A part of Thermomicrobiales bacterium genomic DNA contains:
- a CDS encoding methyltransferase domain-containing protein has protein sequence MSMFSSGISYEPYVGRWSRMVAPELLRWLTVDQGARWLDVGCGTGALTSAILAMANPQSITSIDRSAAFLAHARTMINDQRVTFRKGDAQALPVDNRAFDATVSGLMLNFLPDPDRGLAEIVRATRPGGVVGIYVWDYAGGMEMMRIFWDAATAIDPDAATHDEGSRSLSLCHPDELERRFRAAGMTDVAVRPIDIPTVFRDFDDYWSPFLGAQGSAPAYVATLDADRRDALRDLLRHSVPLANDGSIHLTARAWAARGVVGEGAGKGS, from the coding sequence ATGAGCATGTTCAGCAGTGGCATTTCCTACGAGCCATATGTCGGGCGCTGGAGCCGCATGGTCGCCCCTGAGCTGCTGCGCTGGCTGACGGTCGATCAGGGCGCGCGCTGGCTGGATGTCGGCTGCGGCACTGGCGCGCTCACCTCTGCGATCCTGGCCATGGCCAACCCGCAGTCCATCACCAGCATCGATCGCTCGGCAGCCTTCCTCGCCCACGCTCGCACGATGATCAACGACCAGCGCGTGACCTTTCGCAAGGGTGACGCACAGGCGTTGCCGGTCGATAATCGAGCGTTCGACGCCACCGTCTCCGGCCTGATGCTCAACTTCCTGCCCGATCCCGACCGTGGCCTGGCCGAGATCGTGCGGGCCACTCGCCCGGGTGGCGTCGTCGGCATCTACGTCTGGGACTATGCCGGCGGGATGGAGATGATGCGCATCTTCTGGGACGCAGCAACCGCAATCGATCCCGACGCCGCCACCCACGACGAGGGCAGTCGCTCCTTGTCGCTCTGTCATCCCGACGAGCTGGAACGCCGCTTCCGCGCCGCCGGCATGACCGATGTCGCCGTCCGCCCGATCGATATCCCAACAGTCTTCCGCGACTTCGACGACTACTGGTCGCCCTTCCTCGGCGCACAAGGCAGCGCGCCAGCCTACGTCGCCACCCTCGACGCCGACCGCCGCGACGCCCTCCGCGACCTCCTGCGCCACAGCGTCCCACTCGCCAACGACGGCAGCATCCACCTCACCGCCCGCGCCTGGGCAGCGCGTGGGGTTGTTGGGGAGGGGGCAGGGAAGGGAAGCTGA
- a CDS encoding ABC transporter permease has product MVRYIAQRLVSLIPVLIGISLVTFFLIRLVPGDVVDLMLGNETTIDEGRRQELRKVFGLDEPIYVQYVNWAGDVIRGDLGTSLRTGQSVRGEIFSKMPVTIELTIFSVIIALVIAIPAGIIAAVKVGSAAEAAAQGVSLLGLSLPNFWLGTLLILVTSRYFHWFPAANYVSFVDDPWKNIQIFILPAISLGAALAAITMRMMRSSLLEVLRREYITTARAKGLSNKTVISRHAIRNAMIPVITVVGIQIGRLLGGAIIIEELFNLPGMGRLAIDAIEQRDYPMIQGVVMVTTIAFVLINLAVDIFYSYIDPRIRYS; this is encoded by the coding sequence ATGGTTCGGTATATCGCGCAGCGACTTGTGTCGCTGATTCCCGTCCTGATCGGGATTTCGCTGGTGACCTTTTTTCTGATCCGCCTCGTGCCGGGCGATGTCGTTGACCTGATGCTCGGCAATGAGACGACGATCGACGAGGGCCGCCGCCAGGAGCTGCGGAAAGTCTTCGGGCTGGACGAGCCAATCTATGTCCAGTACGTCAACTGGGCCGGCGACGTCATTCGAGGTGACCTCGGCACGTCACTCCGCACCGGCCAGTCGGTGCGCGGCGAGATCTTCTCGAAGATGCCGGTGACGATTGAGCTGACCATCTTCTCGGTCATCATTGCACTGGTGATCGCCATACCGGCCGGCATTATTGCCGCTGTCAAAGTCGGGTCCGCTGCCGAAGCGGCTGCCCAGGGCGTCAGTCTGCTCGGGCTATCACTGCCCAACTTCTGGCTCGGCACACTGCTGATCCTGGTGACCTCGCGCTACTTCCACTGGTTCCCGGCAGCGAACTACGTGTCGTTCGTCGATGATCCATGGAAGAACATCCAGATCTTCATCCTGCCGGCCATCTCGCTCGGCGCTGCACTGGCGGCGATCACAATGCGCATGATGCGCTCGTCGCTGCTGGAAGTGCTGCGGCGCGAGTACATCACGACGGCACGCGCCAAGGGGCTGTCCAACAAGACCGTCATCTCGCGCCATGCCATTCGCAACGCAATGATCCCGGTCATCACCGTCGTCGGCATCCAGATCGGCCGCCTGCTCGGCGGCGCGATCATCATTGAAGAGCTCTTCAATCTGCCGGGCATGGGTCGGCTGGCGATCGACGCGATCGAGCAGCGCGACTACCCGATGATCCAGGGGGTCGTGATGGTCACGACTATTGCCTTCGTGCTGATCAATCTCGCGGTCGACATCTTCTACTCCTACATCGACCCACGCATCCGATATTCATGA
- a CDS encoding ABC transporter permease — protein MSQSQEITPSALGDASMPKTRSLPSRALRQLRGSVSGKIGLALVLLVIIMAVFAPIIAPHSPYTIRNEHRLLGPSSYYPLGTDEFGRDILSRIIYGARISLQVGAISVVIALIVGGILGLISGFYGGWTDTIISRLLDIVFAFPDILLAIALLAVLGPDLRNVMIAIGVVYTPSFARVVRGPVLSVRSQEYVEASRVIGASAGRTMFRHVLPNVTAPLIVQATIAFSFAILTEAALSFLGLGAQPPEPSWGSMLNAGKRFMELAPWMAIFPGLAIMIAVLGFNLVGDWLRDVLDPRTASSR, from the coding sequence ATGAGCCAGAGCCAGGAGATCACCCCATCAGCCCTCGGTGACGCCAGCATGCCGAAGACGCGCTCGCTCCCCAGCCGGGCATTGCGGCAACTGCGCGGCAGCGTCAGCGGCAAGATCGGGCTGGCGCTGGTGCTGCTCGTCATCATCATGGCAGTGTTTGCGCCGATCATTGCGCCGCACAGTCCCTACACGATCCGCAACGAGCACCGGCTGCTCGGGCCAAGCTCGTACTACCCGCTCGGCACCGACGAGTTCGGGCGCGATATCCTGAGCCGGATCATCTACGGCGCACGCATCTCGTTGCAGGTCGGCGCGATCTCGGTGGTCATCGCCCTGATCGTCGGCGGCATCCTCGGCCTGATCTCCGGCTTCTACGGCGGCTGGACCGATACGATCATCAGCCGCCTGCTCGACATCGTCTTCGCCTTCCCGGACATCCTGCTGGCGATCGCCCTGCTGGCCGTGCTCGGTCCGGACCTGCGGAACGTCATGATCGCGATTGGTGTCGTCTACACACCATCGTTCGCGCGTGTCGTGCGGGGACCGGTGCTGTCGGTCCGCTCGCAGGAGTATGTTGAGGCGAGCCGCGTCATCGGTGCCAGTGCCGGACGGACGATGTTCCGCCACGTCCTGCCGAATGTCACCGCGCCACTCATTGTGCAGGCGACGATCGCGTTCTCGTTTGCCATCCTGACTGAGGCGGCGCTGTCGTTCCTGGGCCTCGGCGCGCAGCCGCCAGAACCGTCGTGGGGTTCGATGCTTAACGCTGGCAAGCGCTTTATGGAGCTGGCACCCTGGATGGCGATCTTCCCCGGCCTGGCGATCATGATTGCCGTCCTCGGCTTCAATCTCGTTGGTGACTGGCTGCGCGACGTGCTCGACCCGCGCACTGCATCGTCCCGTTGA
- a CDS encoding ABC transporter substrate-binding protein has protein sequence MSDRQTRILDQLVRLRNDGRLSRRQFVKLTSGGVGLAAMSAVVAACGSEPESAATATTSGSSEPAATNTVETFSGGSTGLATKEPTAEATAEATAAATEAAATATTGTASGTPKMGGKLISALDTNPVGIDPHTGSSFAGQMVFEQVYDTLFEFTPTLEIVPALATNLEVIDDLTYKITIRDDATFHNGRKFVAEDVKYSIERAADASIGSVRAAWYTPLDGIEAPDETTVIVNLKSAFAPLVSYMAMPGSAMIPREVVEEHGDLTAVAVGTGPMMLEKFQNNEYAMLKKFADHWRQGIPLVDEHEIRIATDEQSRVAAIRAKEHDFSRMFDPQNAWTLEKEGFKLFKGLTASRPLTIINCRQGPLADKRVRQALSWAIDRQAMMETTIFGDGVLSGYIPVADETWGVPVSEFEPYSGPDLDRARSLLAEAGYADGFECVMKASPQYAFDLSNGQIMQQQLAAIGVNMKIEQLEWGNLLDTYRSTRDFDLLNIILTYSPDPDGYMYDLLHSASTTNHPGIADPQLDDLLERGRTTVDLEERKKIYREAQLLLENDLCPILTTFEYNQYWPAQPFVMDYKTIPSISRIYMRDIWLDK, from the coding sequence ATGAGCGATCGACAAACTCGCATCCTGGACCAGTTGGTCCGTCTGCGCAATGATGGCCGACTGAGTCGTCGCCAGTTCGTCAAGCTGACGAGCGGTGGTGTCGGACTGGCCGCGATGAGCGCCGTCGTGGCCGCTTGCGGCAGCGAGCCGGAATCCGCTGCCACAGCGACGACGAGCGGCTCCAGCGAGCCAGCCGCGACCAACACGGTTGAGACCTTCAGCGGCGGCAGCACCGGCCTGGCGACGAAAGAACCGACCGCTGAGGCGACCGCCGAAGCAACGGCAGCCGCGACCGAAGCGGCAGCCACTGCCACCACCGGCACCGCATCTGGCACACCGAAGATGGGTGGCAAGCTCATCTCGGCGCTCGACACCAACCCGGTCGGCATCGACCCGCACACCGGTTCGAGCTTCGCCGGGCAGATGGTCTTCGAGCAGGTCTACGACACCCTGTTCGAGTTCACGCCGACGCTTGAGATCGTCCCGGCGCTGGCCACCAACCTGGAGGTCATCGACGACCTCACCTACAAGATCACCATCCGCGACGACGCGACATTCCACAACGGACGCAAGTTCGTTGCGGAGGACGTGAAGTACTCGATCGAGCGCGCAGCCGACGCCAGCATCGGTAGCGTCCGCGCCGCCTGGTACACCCCGCTCGACGGCATCGAAGCACCGGACGAGACGACCGTCATCGTCAACCTCAAGAGCGCGTTCGCCCCGCTCGTCTCCTACATGGCGATGCCGGGCTCGGCGATGATCCCGCGTGAGGTCGTTGAGGAGCACGGCGACCTGACCGCCGTTGCGGTCGGCACCGGCCCGATGATGCTGGAGAAGTTCCAGAACAACGAGTACGCGATGCTGAAGAAGTTCGCCGACCACTGGCGCCAGGGCATCCCCCTGGTCGATGAGCACGAGATCCGCATCGCGACCGACGAGCAGTCGCGCGTCGCCGCCATCCGCGCCAAGGAGCACGACTTCTCGCGCATGTTCGACCCGCAGAACGCCTGGACCCTTGAGAAGGAGGGCTTCAAGCTGTTCAAGGGTCTGACGGCATCGCGACCGCTGACGATCATCAACTGCCGCCAGGGACCGCTGGCTGACAAGCGCGTCCGCCAGGCGCTCTCGTGGGCGATCGACCGCCAGGCTATGATGGAGACGACGATCTTCGGTGACGGCGTGCTCTCCGGCTACATCCCGGTCGCCGACGAGACCTGGGGCGTGCCGGTCTCCGAGTTCGAGCCGTACAGCGGCCCGGATCTCGACCGCGCCCGCTCACTGCTCGCCGAGGCCGGCTATGCAGATGGCTTCGAGTGCGTCATGAAGGCATCGCCGCAGTACGCGTTCGACTTGTCCAACGGGCAGATCATGCAGCAGCAGCTGGCAGCCATCGGCGTCAACATGAAGATCGAGCAGCTCGAGTGGGGCAACCTGCTCGACACCTATCGCTCGACCCGTGACTTCGACCTGCTCAACATCATCCTGACCTACAGCCCGGATCCGGATGGCTATATGTACGACCTGCTGCACAGCGCGTCGACAACGAACCACCCGGGCATCGCCGATCCGCAGCTCGATGATCTACTGGAGCGCGGCCGCACGACGGTCGACCTGGAGGAGCGCAAGAAGATCTACCGCGAAGCGCAGCTTCTGCTGGAGAACGATCTCTGCCCGATCCTGACGACCTTCGAGTACAACCAGTACTGGCCGGCTCAGCCGTTCGTCATGGACTACAAGACCATCCCGTCGATCTCGCGCATCTACATGCGGGACATCTGGCTCGACAAGTAA
- a CDS encoding flavin reductase family protein, with protein MELVADPRERVVIDPAVVSPGAMYHLMNAAIAPRPVAWVSTLAPDGTPNLAPHSYTTIFSTDPAIVGFVSVGRKDSLNNCEATGEFALNIASQSLIEQLNTTAANFPPEEDEFGWASLSRVACDLITAPRVGEAPISFETRVVTTQPVGNCFLILGEVLRVHIAADIWHDGRIDPTLLDPILRLAGSDFAHLGETFTLRRPTWQDVQNHTNREESL; from the coding sequence ATGGAGCTCGTGGCCGATCCCCGCGAGCGGGTGGTGATCGATCCGGCGGTCGTCAGCCCCGGCGCGATGTACCACCTGATGAACGCCGCGATCGCACCGCGACCGGTCGCCTGGGTATCCACGCTCGCGCCGGACGGCACACCCAACCTCGCACCGCACTCCTACACGACGATCTTCTCGACCGATCCAGCAATCGTCGGATTCGTCTCGGTCGGCCGCAAGGACTCGCTGAACAACTGCGAAGCGACTGGCGAATTCGCACTCAACATCGCCAGTCAGTCACTGATCGAGCAACTGAATACGACCGCCGCCAACTTCCCGCCCGAGGAGGACGAGTTCGGCTGGGCCAGTCTCAGCCGCGTTGCCTGCGACCTGATCACCGCGCCGCGGGTCGGTGAAGCGCCGATCTCGTTCGAGACGCGCGTGGTGACGACGCAGCCGGTCGGTAATTGCTTCCTCATCCTCGGCGAGGTCCTGCGCGTCCACATCGCAGCTGACATCTGGCACGACGGACGGATCGACCCGACGCTGCTCGACCCGATCCTGCGGCTGGCCGGCTCCGACTTCGCCCACCTCGGCGAGACGTTCACTCTCCGCCGCCCGACCTGGCAGGATGTCCAGAACCACACTAATCGAGAGGAGTCATTGTGA